Proteins encoded within one genomic window of Streptomyces sp. NBC_00523:
- a CDS encoding TetR/AcrR family transcriptional regulator: MAHNASESRPSEARDRLLSTATRIFYSEGIHSVGVDRIVKEAQVTRATFYRHFPSKENLVVAYLTEADRALRGQAEAAIAAGLPAPDTLRAIGASIAQAIESPGFRGCAFLNAVAEYPDPADPVHQVVLAHRQWFLDTLTGLLRTIREEPADRAARHFVMLRDGAMAAGCLFDPELVSETFLNGVEGLLKAQATASFT, encoded by the coding sequence ATGGCGCACAACGCATCCGAGAGCCGCCCGTCCGAAGCCCGGGACCGGCTCCTCAGCACAGCCACCCGGATCTTCTACTCGGAAGGCATCCACTCCGTGGGAGTGGATCGCATCGTCAAGGAAGCGCAGGTGACACGGGCGACCTTCTACCGCCACTTCCCCAGCAAGGAGAACCTGGTCGTCGCCTACCTGACCGAGGCGGACCGCGCCCTGCGCGGCCAGGCCGAGGCGGCCATCGCCGCCGGGCTCCCCGCACCCGACACGCTTCGCGCCATCGGCGCGTCCATCGCCCAGGCCATCGAGTCCCCCGGCTTCCGCGGCTGCGCCTTCCTCAACGCCGTCGCCGAGTACCCCGACCCCGCGGACCCGGTGCACCAGGTCGTCCTCGCACACCGCCAGTGGTTCCTCGACACGCTCACCGGCCTCCTGCGCACGATCCGCGAGGAACCCGCCGACCGCGCGGCCCGCCACTTCGTCATGCTGCGCGACGGCGCGATGGCGGCCGGCTGCCTCTTCGACCCGGAGTTGGTGTCCGAGACCTTCCTCAACGGAGTGGAAGGCCTCCTCAAGGCCCAGGCAACGGCATCGTTCACCTGA
- a CDS encoding PP2C family protein-serine/threonine phosphatase, which produces MPTGELEDGTLPSAGRVTKAVVLGAALLLCVVVAILQVNTPPSSHIASMLVAVPALIAFAFGPPVIIGSAVVAAGTRWLLLPTEPHRIGSVIGTTVVICVIAALSCFVVRRGERESVRLRKVVSVAETAQRALLRPPPETLGPFRTAASYLAAAQYARIGGDLYAVADTEFGVRALIGDVRGKGLDAVSTASAVLGSFHEAAYEEETLGRLAGRLDTGLNRFLRDDEAFVTALLIQTAPDGHTKAYSCGHPPSLVLRDGTVHELPAGTGLPLGLRTLTSAPTEAEGPRVAGTLLRPGDTVLLYTDGIAETRNETGAFYPLADRLTAYQRAHPPPVDPQHLLTWLLDDAQAYSCADTYDDAALLALAWPPGPGEGPSG; this is translated from the coding sequence ATGCCGACGGGTGAGCTGGAGGACGGCACCCTGCCGTCGGCCGGACGGGTCACCAAGGCCGTGGTCCTGGGCGCGGCCCTGCTGCTGTGCGTCGTGGTGGCGATCCTGCAGGTGAACACCCCGCCCTCCTCGCACATCGCGTCCATGCTGGTCGCGGTCCCCGCGCTCATCGCCTTCGCGTTCGGCCCGCCCGTGATCATCGGTTCGGCGGTCGTGGCGGCCGGGACGCGCTGGCTGCTCCTGCCGACGGAGCCGCATCGGATCGGCTCCGTCATCGGCACCACCGTGGTGATCTGCGTCATCGCCGCGCTGAGCTGCTTCGTGGTCCGCCGCGGGGAGCGGGAGTCCGTGCGGCTGCGGAAGGTGGTGTCCGTCGCCGAGACCGCGCAGCGGGCGCTGCTGCGCCCACCGCCCGAGACGCTGGGCCCCTTCCGTACGGCCGCGAGCTATCTGGCCGCCGCGCAGTACGCGCGCATCGGGGGCGACCTCTACGCCGTGGCGGACACCGAGTTCGGCGTCCGTGCGCTGATCGGGGACGTACGCGGGAAGGGGCTCGACGCCGTGTCCACCGCCTCCGCGGTCCTCGGCTCGTTTCACGAGGCGGCGTACGAGGAGGAGACGCTGGGCCGCCTGGCCGGGCGGCTCGACACCGGCCTGAACCGCTTCCTGCGCGACGACGAGGCGTTCGTCACCGCCCTCCTGATCCAGACCGCGCCCGACGGCCACACGAAGGCGTACTCCTGCGGCCACCCGCCCTCGCTCGTCCTGCGCGACGGCACGGTCCACGAACTCCCGGCCGGCACCGGCCTCCCCCTGGGGCTGCGCACCCTCACGAGCGCCCCCACCGAGGCGGAAGGCCCCCGTGTCGCCGGAACGCTTCTACGCCCCGGCGACACGGTCCTGCTGTACACCGACGGCATCGCGGAGACCCGTAACGAGACCGGGGCCTTCTACCCGCTCGCCGACCGCCTGACGGCCTACCAGCGCGCCCATCCCCCGCCCGTCGACCCGCAACACCTGCTCACCTGGCTGCTCGATGACGCCCAGGCCTACAGCTGCGCCGATACGTACGACGACGCGGCGCTCCTGGCGCTCGCCTGGCCGCCCGGTCCGGGTGAGGGACCGAGCGGCTGA
- a CDS encoding FUSC family protein — MTADTARAVVVRRGVRVAVAAWAGFYPLLYAADRPVAALYALFAPVALGLLSAVPGSGRQKAIVVLCALPPALALASLGTLLAVDTWAAVGGMLVIGFLLAFAAVAGPRPAGVAPGLQLFYILACFPTYAPGTLGDRLIGLTAGALLLAACEALLLPERAVPSCRRRLADALRTAADEAASPGRVPPATLRAAGTRLRLSSLPPAEQPAGAGRTDRALDQAGRSVRRLLDQLATLSEMPSAPTDPASAALLARVAEVCRSCASYLRTGERAPVAGTLETAMEDFGAERVRLTCGPPALVPPLAVLRRQSRVLALAESARIVEVTTDIAAHGRPVGPAVPHDQFWYAELSTPALWTRRVLGNITLRSVLFQNAVRTALGLGAARLVAGTLDLAHGFWVLLAVLTLGRTTVAATWQAVSRAVAGNAVGALAAGALLIGLGPHTDAYAALLVPVMLAAFCLGPLLGVAGAQAGFTLVVATSFAQIFPVTWRLSETRLIDVLTGSAIGLLCALVAWPAGAHREVRRTMAGLLHSCGGLVPATAQILMNPAPGVRNPAPVLPSVHRLRLAEAAYAQYRSEAPARRAGTETDWHAVLIVASNTILGAHRLPHLGLPRTAEPTGPPAAWARTAAADLEAEADRIAALVGGGNPPPARPPAPAPADYPPSSLSVDLEVWLTSLGRQLGWIEETARRGERGGHADG; from the coding sequence GTGACCGCCGACACGGCACGGGCGGTCGTCGTCCGGCGGGGCGTGCGGGTAGCGGTCGCGGCGTGGGCCGGGTTCTACCCGCTGCTCTACGCGGCCGACCGGCCGGTCGCCGCCCTGTACGCACTCTTCGCGCCCGTCGCGCTGGGGCTGCTCTCCGCCGTCCCCGGATCCGGCCGCCAGAAGGCGATCGTGGTGCTGTGCGCGCTCCCGCCGGCCCTCGCGCTGGCGTCACTGGGGACGCTGCTGGCCGTGGACACCTGGGCGGCGGTCGGCGGGATGCTCGTCATCGGGTTCCTGCTCGCCTTCGCCGCCGTCGCCGGGCCGCGCCCGGCGGGTGTGGCCCCGGGCCTCCAGCTCTTCTACATCCTCGCCTGCTTCCCGACGTACGCCCCCGGCACGCTCGGAGACCGGCTCATCGGCCTGACCGCGGGGGCCCTGCTCCTCGCGGCGTGCGAGGCCCTCCTGCTGCCCGAGCGGGCCGTCCCCTCCTGCCGCCGCCGCCTGGCGGACGCGCTGCGTACCGCCGCGGACGAGGCCGCCTCGCCCGGCCGCGTACCACCCGCGACCCTGCGCGCGGCCGGTACGCGGCTGCGGTTGTCGTCGCTGCCTCCGGCGGAGCAGCCCGCGGGCGCGGGGCGGACGGACCGCGCGCTGGACCAGGCGGGCCGCTCGGTGCGCCGGCTCCTGGACCAGCTGGCCACCCTCTCCGAGATGCCGTCCGCGCCCACCGATCCGGCATCCGCCGCGCTCCTGGCCCGGGTCGCGGAGGTGTGCCGGTCCTGCGCGTCCTACCTGCGCACCGGGGAGCGGGCGCCTGTGGCCGGCACCCTCGAAACGGCCATGGAGGACTTCGGGGCGGAGCGCGTACGGCTGACGTGCGGGCCGCCCGCTCTCGTACCCCCGCTCGCCGTACTCAGGCGGCAGTCGCGGGTCCTGGCACTGGCGGAGTCGGCGCGGATCGTGGAGGTCACCACGGACATCGCCGCGCACGGCAGACCCGTCGGTCCGGCCGTCCCGCACGATCAGTTCTGGTACGCGGAGCTGTCGACGCCCGCCCTGTGGACCCGCCGCGTCCTCGGGAACATCACCCTCCGGTCGGTGCTCTTCCAGAACGCGGTACGCACCGCCCTCGGGCTCGGCGCCGCCCGGCTGGTGGCGGGCACCCTCGATCTGGCCCACGGATTCTGGGTGCTGCTGGCGGTGCTGACGCTCGGACGGACGACGGTGGCCGCGACCTGGCAGGCGGTGAGCCGCGCCGTCGCCGGCAACGCCGTCGGCGCCCTCGCGGCGGGCGCGCTCCTGATCGGGCTCGGGCCGCACACCGATGCGTACGCCGCGCTGCTCGTCCCGGTGATGCTGGCGGCGTTCTGCCTGGGGCCGCTGCTGGGCGTCGCCGGAGCGCAGGCGGGGTTCACCCTGGTCGTGGCCACCTCGTTCGCCCAGATCTTCCCCGTCACCTGGCGGCTGTCGGAGACGCGGCTGATCGACGTCCTCACCGGCAGCGCGATCGGGCTGCTGTGCGCGCTCGTCGCCTGGCCGGCCGGGGCCCACCGCGAGGTCCGCCGCACCATGGCCGGCCTGCTGCACTCCTGCGGCGGCCTGGTCCCGGCCACCGCGCAGATCCTGATGAACCCCGCACCCGGCGTACGGAACCCGGCGCCGGTCCTCCCGAGCGTGCACCGGCTGCGCCTCGCCGAAGCGGCATACGCGCAGTACCGCAGCGAGGCCCCCGCCCGCCGGGCCGGGACCGAAACCGACTGGCACGCGGTGCTCATCGTCGCGAGCAACACGATCCTCGGCGCCCACCGCCTTCCGCACCTGGGCCTCCCCCGGACCGCCGAGCCCACCGGTCCGCCCGCGGCCTGGGCCCGTACGGCCGCGGCGGACCTGGAGGCGGAAGCCGACCGGATCGCCGCCCTGGTCGGCGGCGGGAACCCACCGCCCGCGCGACCGCCCGCCCCGGCCCCGGCCGACTACCCGCCGTCGTCGCTCTCCGTGGACCTGGAGGTGTGGCTGACCAGCCTCGGCCGCCAGCTGGGGTGGATCGAGGAGACGGCTCGGCGCGGCGAGAGGGGCGGCCATGCCGACGGGTGA
- the galU gene encoding UTP--glucose-1-phosphate uridylyltransferase GalU, whose translation MTQSNPRISKAVIPAAGLGTRFLPATKATPKEMLPVVDKPAIQYVVEEAVAAGLHDVLMVTGRNKRPLEDHFDRNYELEGALTRKGDADRLRKVRESTDLATMHYVRQGDPRGLGHAVLCAAPHVGDEPFAVLLGDDLIDPRDPLLSRMTEIQEREGGSVIALMEVPSAMIHQYGCAAVEATAEADVVRVTGLVEKPEPADAPSNLAIIGRYVLDPAVFDILRRTEPGRGNEIQLTDALQLLAEDEKAGGPVHGVVFKGRRYDTGDRSDYLRAIVRLACERDDLGPEFRSWLRRYVTEEM comes from the coding sequence ATGACCCAGTCGAACCCCAGGATCAGCAAGGCCGTCATCCCGGCGGCGGGCCTCGGGACCCGCTTCCTTCCGGCCACCAAGGCCACTCCCAAGGAGATGCTGCCTGTTGTCGACAAGCCTGCCATCCAGTACGTCGTCGAGGAAGCGGTGGCCGCCGGACTGCACGACGTACTCATGGTCACCGGCCGCAACAAGCGTCCCCTGGAGGACCACTTCGACCGGAACTACGAGCTGGAGGGCGCCCTGACCCGCAAGGGCGACGCCGACCGGCTGCGCAAGGTCCGCGAGTCCACCGACCTCGCCACCATGCACTACGTCCGCCAGGGCGACCCGAGGGGCCTGGGCCACGCCGTCCTGTGCGCCGCCCCGCACGTCGGCGACGAACCGTTCGCGGTGCTCCTGGGCGACGACCTCATCGACCCCCGTGACCCGCTGCTGAGCCGGATGACCGAGATCCAGGAGCGCGAGGGCGGCAGCGTCATCGCGCTCATGGAGGTCCCGTCCGCGATGATCCACCAGTACGGCTGCGCGGCCGTGGAGGCCACCGCCGAGGCGGACGTCGTACGCGTCACCGGGCTGGTCGAGAAGCCGGAACCCGCCGACGCGCCCAGCAATCTCGCGATCATCGGCCGGTACGTCCTGGACCCCGCGGTGTTCGACATACTGCGCCGGACCGAGCCGGGCCGGGGCAACGAGATCCAGCTGACCGACGCCCTGCAACTGCTCGCCGAGGACGAGAAGGCGGGCGGACCCGTGCACGGCGTCGTCTTCAAGGGCCGCCGCTACGACACCGGCGACCGCAGCGACTATCTGCGTGCCATTGTCAGACTCGCGTGCGAACGTGATGATCTGGGGCCGGAGTTCCGCAGTTGGCTCCGCCGGTACGTCACCGAGGAGATGTAG
- the glp gene encoding molybdotransferase-like divisome protein Glp, with translation MSSTIWSVDEHLEDILAAVKPLEPIELQLPEAQGCVLVEDVVVEVALPPFDNSSMDGYAVRVADVEGATEEFPAVLTVIGDVAAGDDGLGPGRRVGAGEAARIMTGAPLPEGAEAVVPVEWTDGGTGEGPATTMRAHSDAPEGAGGEVRVHRPAEARAHVRERGSDVRPGDLALKAGTVIGPPQIGLLAAIGRSTVKVRPRPRVVVLSTGSELVQPGGELTGGRIYDSNSFALTAAARDAGAIAYRVGAVADDAETLRATIEDQLIRADLLVTTGGVSVGAYDVVKEALSSVGDEDEPGGGVDFRKLAMQPGKPQGFGSIGPDHTPLLALPGNPVSSYVSFELFVRPAIRTLMGLPAADRPTAQAVLVADKVLSSPAGKRQFLRGTYDAEAGTVTPVGGSGSHLIAALAQADALIVLREDVTSAEPGSDTEVILLR, from the coding sequence TTGAGCAGCACGATCTGGTCGGTGGACGAGCACCTGGAAGACATCCTCGCCGCGGTGAAGCCGCTCGAACCCATCGAGCTGCAACTGCCCGAGGCCCAGGGCTGCGTCCTGGTCGAGGACGTCGTGGTGGAGGTCGCGCTGCCGCCCTTCGACAACAGCTCGATGGACGGTTACGCGGTCCGCGTCGCCGATGTCGAGGGCGCCACCGAGGAGTTCCCCGCCGTCCTCACCGTCATCGGGGACGTCGCGGCCGGCGACGACGGCCTCGGCCCCGGCCGCCGCGTCGGCGCGGGCGAGGCCGCCCGCATCATGACCGGCGCCCCGCTCCCGGAGGGCGCCGAGGCCGTCGTCCCCGTCGAGTGGACCGACGGCGGTACGGGCGAGGGCCCCGCCACCACGATGCGCGCCCACAGCGACGCCCCGGAGGGCGCCGGCGGAGAGGTCCGCGTCCACCGCCCCGCCGAGGCCCGCGCCCACGTCCGGGAGCGGGGCAGCGATGTCCGCCCCGGCGACCTCGCGCTCAAGGCGGGCACGGTGATCGGACCGCCCCAGATCGGCCTGCTCGCCGCGATCGGCCGCTCCACCGTCAAGGTGCGGCCCCGCCCCCGCGTCGTCGTCCTGTCCACCGGCAGCGAACTCGTGCAGCCCGGCGGCGAGCTGACCGGCGGCCGGATCTACGACTCCAACAGCTTCGCCCTCACCGCCGCCGCCCGGGACGCCGGGGCCATCGCCTACCGCGTCGGTGCCGTCGCCGACGACGCCGAGACCCTGCGGGCCACCATCGAGGACCAGCTCATCCGTGCCGACCTCCTCGTGACCACGGGCGGCGTCAGCGTCGGCGCGTACGACGTGGTGAAGGAGGCCCTGTCCTCCGTCGGCGACGAGGACGAGCCCGGCGGCGGGGTGGACTTCCGGAAGCTCGCCATGCAGCCGGGCAAACCGCAGGGCTTCGGCTCCATCGGCCCCGACCACACCCCGCTGCTCGCCCTCCCGGGGAACCCGGTCTCCAGCTACGTCTCCTTCGAGCTGTTCGTCCGCCCCGCGATCCGCACCCTGATGGGCCTGCCCGCGGCCGACCGCCCGACGGCGCAGGCCGTGCTCGTCGCGGACAAGGTCCTGTCCTCGCCCGCCGGGAAGCGCCAGTTCCTGCGGGGGACGTACGACGCCGAGGCGGGCACCGTCACGCCCGTCGGCGGCTCCGGCTCGCATCTGATCGCCGCGCTCGCCCAGGCGGACGCCCTGATCGTGCTCCGCGAGGACGTCACCTCCGCCGAACCCGGCTCCGACACCGAGGTGATCCTGCTCCGCTGA
- a CDS encoding GNAT family N-acetyltransferase: MILADGDVALRPIKLRDQRDWREVNRRNRDWLRPWEATVPPPAPGGPVAQRPTYRQMIRHLRSEANAGRMLPFAIEYRGRLVGQLTVAGITWGSMCSGHVGYWVDREVAGRGVMPTAVALAVDHCFQVVGLHRIEVCIRPENGPSRRVVEKLGFREEGLRPRYLHIDGAWRDHLIYALTAEEVPDGLLRRWHRSRPVPRTDQPEPPT, translated from the coding sequence GTGATCCTGGCGGACGGCGATGTCGCCCTCCGGCCCATCAAGCTGCGCGACCAGCGGGACTGGCGCGAGGTCAACCGGCGCAACCGGGACTGGCTGCGCCCCTGGGAGGCGACGGTCCCGCCGCCCGCGCCCGGCGGACCGGTCGCCCAGCGGCCCACGTACCGCCAGATGATCCGCCATCTTCGCTCCGAGGCGAACGCGGGCCGGATGCTGCCGTTCGCCATCGAGTACCGGGGCCGGCTGGTGGGGCAGCTGACCGTCGCCGGGATCACCTGGGGCTCGATGTGCTCGGGGCACGTCGGCTACTGGGTGGACCGCGAGGTGGCCGGGCGCGGGGTGATGCCGACCGCCGTCGCGCTCGCCGTCGACCACTGCTTCCAGGTGGTGGGGCTCCATCGCATCGAGGTGTGCATTCGGCCGGAGAACGGGCCGAGCCGTCGGGTCGTGGAGAAACTCGGATTCCGCGAGGAGGGGCTGCGCCCGCGTTATCTGCACATCGACGGGGCGTGGCGCGACCACCTGATCTACGCGCTCACGGCGGAGGAAGTGCCGGACGGGCTGCTGCGGAGATGGCACCGCTCACGGCCGGTTCCCCGTACGGATCAGCCGGAGCCTCCCACGTAA
- the moaC gene encoding cyclic pyranopterin monophosphate synthase MoaC, which produces MSTQNRLTHIDEAGAARMVDVSGKDVTARVARASGRVLVSPRVVELLRGEGVPKGDALATARIAGIMGAKRTPDLIPLCHPLAVSGVGVELSVADDAVEITATVKTTDRTGVEMEALTAVSVAALTVVDMVKAVDKAAVITDIRVEAKSGGKSGDYVRAEAPGTDA; this is translated from the coding sequence TTGAGTACGCAGAACAGGCTGACGCACATCGACGAGGCGGGGGCCGCCCGCATGGTCGACGTCTCCGGGAAGGACGTCACCGCGCGCGTCGCCCGGGCCAGCGGCCGGGTCCTCGTGTCGCCGCGTGTGGTCGAACTGCTCCGGGGCGAGGGCGTCCCCAAGGGCGACGCCCTCGCCACCGCGCGGATCGCCGGGATCATGGGCGCCAAGCGCACCCCGGACCTGATTCCCCTCTGCCACCCGCTGGCCGTCTCCGGCGTCGGCGTCGAGCTGAGCGTGGCCGACGACGCGGTGGAGATCACCGCCACGGTGAAGACCACCGACCGCACGGGCGTCGAGATGGAGGCCCTGACCGCCGTGTCGGTGGCTGCCCTCACCGTCGTGGACATGGTCAAGGCGGTCGACAAGGCCGCGGTCATCACGGACATCCGGGTCGAGGCGAAGTCGGGCGGCAAGTCCGGCGACTACGTACGCGCCGAGGCCCCCGGGACCGACGCGTGA
- a CDS encoding 5-formyltetrahydrofolate cyclo-ligase, which translates to MSAKAVLRRELLAARRLLTGQDAERAASVLARHALELPELSGARTVAAYVSVGREPGTRALLDALRARGARVLLPVLLADNDLDWAAYEGAEGLAKAGRGLLEPTGERLGPDAVLEADAVLLPGLAVDARGMRLGRGGGSYDRVLARLTAAGATPALIVLLYANEVTAQVPAEPHDFPVDAVVTPEGPRRFGVS; encoded by the coding sequence ATGTCCGCAAAGGCGGTACTGCGGCGCGAACTGCTGGCCGCACGCCGCCTCCTGACCGGTCAGGACGCGGAACGGGCCGCCTCGGTTCTCGCCCGCCACGCGCTCGAACTGCCGGAGCTGAGCGGGGCCCGTACCGTCGCCGCGTACGTCTCCGTGGGACGCGAACCGGGCACCCGCGCCCTGCTGGACGCGCTGCGCGCGCGGGGGGCACGGGTGCTGCTGCCGGTACTCCTCGCCGACAACGACCTGGACTGGGCGGCGTACGAGGGCGCGGAAGGGCTCGCGAAGGCGGGGCGCGGGCTGCTGGAGCCGACCGGCGAGCGGCTGGGCCCCGACGCCGTCCTGGAGGCGGACGCGGTGCTGCTGCCGGGCCTCGCGGTGGACGCGCGCGGCATGCGCCTGGGGCGCGGCGGCGGCAGCTACGACCGGGTGCTGGCCCGTCTGACGGCAGCCGGGGCCACGCCCGCGCTCATCGTCCTGCTGTACGCGAACGAGGTGACCGCACAGGTGCCCGCGGAGCCGCACGACTTCCCCGTCGACGCGGTGGTCACACCGGAAGGCCCCCGGCGCTTCGGCGTGAGCTGA
- the sepX gene encoding divisome protein SepX/GlpR, producing the protein MSSSGLIYAVIVGAWAAYLVPMWLRRQDELNEERPTERFSTAIRLLSGRAAMERRYAKGLQERTEDEAAPDADPDAGTDRMDSVDVRAFAAPPAHTEARMHDPAGTPERAPRKRRGAEPAAPVPARRARPGGIDAERARRAQRLQVLARRRRTTVILFLAFTLGAIVAAVGGLRFLWAPAVPAVLLSAYIAHLRSHERRRFAFTMDQRRAEVAAQRLRENRPRRHQPATTASAEADEDSEPRHPAPEPTPTVSPQEAGRRALVEQTDHAEWVDQQRERGRVQGDSWEPVPVPLPTYVTAPVAPRATGGVEVGNPETWSAARSSTAEPAQPDPAAPPVDPAPRQRSPQSRRSRDRGRTPLFDQYEDGDRPRAANE; encoded by the coding sequence GTGAGCAGCAGCGGCCTCATCTACGCAGTCATTGTCGGGGCCTGGGCCGCCTACTTGGTGCCGATGTGGCTCCGCAGGCAGGACGAGCTGAACGAAGAGCGTCCTACGGAGCGCTTCAGCACCGCCATCCGGCTGCTGTCAGGCCGGGCGGCGATGGAGCGCCGGTATGCCAAGGGGCTGCAGGAGCGCACCGAGGACGAGGCGGCACCCGACGCCGACCCGGACGCGGGCACGGACCGAATGGACTCCGTCGACGTCCGGGCCTTCGCCGCGCCCCCGGCGCACACCGAGGCCCGGATGCACGATCCGGCCGGTACGCCGGAGCGCGCCCCCCGCAAGCGGCGTGGCGCCGAGCCCGCCGCCCCCGTACCCGCCCGGCGCGCGCGCCCCGGCGGCATCGACGCGGAACGCGCCCGGCGCGCCCAGCGCCTCCAGGTCCTCGCGCGCCGTCGGCGCACCACCGTGATCCTCTTCCTCGCCTTCACGCTCGGCGCGATCGTCGCGGCCGTCGGCGGGCTCCGCTTCCTGTGGGCGCCCGCGGTCCCGGCCGTGCTCCTCAGCGCGTACATCGCGCACCTGAGGTCGCACGAGCGGCGGCGGTTCGCCTTCACCATGGACCAGCGGCGCGCCGAGGTGGCGGCCCAGCGGCTCCGCGAGAACCGCCCGCGCCGCCACCAGCCCGCGACCACGGCGTCGGCCGAGGCCGACGAGGACTCCGAGCCGCGCCACCCGGCCCCCGAGCCGACGCCCACGGTCTCCCCGCAGGAGGCCGGGCGCCGCGCCCTGGTCGAGCAGACGGACCACGCGGAGTGGGTGGACCAGCAGCGCGAGCGCGGCCGGGTCCAGGGCGACAGTTGGGAGCCGGTCCCGGTGCCCCTGCCCACCTATGTCACCGCCCCGGTCGCCCCGCGCGCCACGGGCGGGGTCGAGGTCGGCAACCCGGAGACCTGGAGCGCCGCCCGCTCCAGCACCGCCGAACCCGCGCAGCCGGACCCCGCGGCACCCCCGGTGGACCCGGCGCCGCGCCAGCGCTCCCCGCAGTCCCGCCGCTCCCGCGACCGGGGCCGCACCCCGCTCTTCGACCAGTACGAGGACGGCGACCGCCCCCGCGCGGCCAACGAGTGA
- a CDS encoding MogA/MoaB family molybdenum cofactor biosynthesis protein → MSAADAPAPYRALVVTASNRASAGVYADKGGPLIAEALTGLGFTVDGPQVVPDGDPVEQALRTAVASAYDVVVTTGGTGISPTDRTPEATRRVLDHEVPGIPEAIRAEGRDKVPTAALSRGLAGVAGRTLIVNLPGSTGGVRDGLAVLERLLVHAVDQLRGGDHPRPGSPS, encoded by the coding sequence GTGAGCGCCGCCGACGCCCCGGCCCCGTACCGCGCCCTCGTCGTGACCGCGTCGAACCGCGCGTCCGCCGGGGTCTACGCGGACAAGGGCGGCCCGCTGATCGCCGAGGCGCTGACGGGGCTCGGCTTCACCGTCGACGGCCCGCAGGTCGTGCCCGACGGCGACCCGGTCGAGCAGGCGCTGCGGACCGCGGTGGCCTCCGCGTACGACGTGGTCGTCACCACCGGCGGTACGGGCATCTCGCCCACCGACCGCACCCCCGAGGCCACCCGCCGCGTCCTGGACCACGAGGTGCCCGGCATCCCCGAGGCGATCCGGGCCGAGGGCCGCGACAAGGTCCCCACCGCCGCGCTCTCACGCGGTCTGGCGGGCGTGGCCGGCCGCACCCTGATCGTCAACCTGCCGGGCTCGACCGGCGGGGTGCGCGACGGGCTCGCCGTCCTCGAACGGCTCCTGGTGCACGCCGTGGACCAGCTGCGCGGTGGCGACCACCCCCGACCCGGGAGCCCGAGCTGA